Below is a genomic region from Billgrantia tianxiuensis.
TGTAGATCTTCAGCTTGCGCTTGCGGCGCCCGGTGCTGGAAGAAGCCGCGGACTTGGCCTGCGCTGACTTGCCGCCCTGCGGCTCCAGCAGGCCGATAACATCGGCTGAGCTCTTGTTGAACTCGCGCATGAGGGCTTCGAGCTTATCCTTGAATTCCAGTTCGGCCTTCAGGCGCTCGTCGTTCTGCAGCCGCTCCATTTCAGCCTGAAGCTGCTTGAGCTGCTGTTCTTTCTGCATGAATTCGCTGAGAAGAGACATGTGCACGGTCCTTGCTTCTAAATGGGAGGTTTATGGGATGCCGCTTATAAATACAACAACCCGACCGAAATGACAACACTTCGATCTAGTTTTAGCCGACTCGAACGGAGTGAGTCAAATACGCGTGCAGTTAAGAGGCACTTGGTGTCAAAAAAACCTGCGTATAGGCGAGAACCAATTGCTCGCATCTT
It encodes:
- a CDS encoding histone-like nucleoid-structuring protein, MvaT/MvaU family; the protein is MSLLSEFMQKEQQLKQLQAEMERLQNDERLKAELEFKDKLEALMREFNKSSADVIGLLEPQGGKSAQAKSAASSSTGRRKRKLKIYKNPKTGEVVETRGGNHKTLKAWKDEHGSDTVEGWLVRVES